A region of Periophthalmus magnuspinnatus isolate fPerMag1 chromosome 13, fPerMag1.2.pri, whole genome shotgun sequence DNA encodes the following proteins:
- the LOC117380350 gene encoding olfactory receptor 52J3-like — MGANSTMLGDLLEIQGFHIALPFRYPLFFSLLLVYCSLLLSNVGVLLVIFSDRSLHQPMYLLFCNLPLNDLMGNTVLLPRLMMHIVSGERYISYQQCVVQAFHSHTFGSASHMILIIMAIDRYIAICHPLRYSTIMTSRTVTGLSVAAWGISLVLVSILIGLTVRLSRCRNVIQNAYCDNASLFKLSCDDVSINNIYGLFFTVLLFCCSIGGIGITYIRIALLCWIKKNKELNRRAVQTCASHLVLYLIMMCTDFLTIILHRFPEYPYLRQIAYVLFHVVPASLNPVIYGLQTKSLRDKIMYYVRRKVLPN, encoded by the coding sequence ATGGGGGCCAACTCCACCATGCTGGGTGACCTTCTGGAGATCCAGGGCTTCCACATTGCCCTGCCTTTCAGGTACCCTCTGTTCTTTTCCCTGCTGCTGGTCTactgctccctgctcctctccaacGTGGGTGTCCTTCTGGTCATCTTCAGTGACCGGTCTCTTCACCAGCCCATGTACCTCCTCTTCTGCAACCTACCCCTCAACGACCTCATGGGCAACACTGTTCTCCTACCTCGTCTTATGATGCACATTGTGAGTGGAGAGCGCTATATTAGCTACCAGCAATGTGTGGTGCAAGCTTTCCATAGCCATACTTTTGGCTCAGCTTCGCATATGATTCTTATTATCATGGCTATCGACCGCTACATCGCCATCTGTCACCCGTTGAGATACAGCACCATCATGACCAGTCGAACAGTCACAGGGCTTTCGGTAGCAGCCTGGGGTATatccttagtcctggtttccatCCTTATTGGGTTAACTGTTAGACTCTCACGGTGTAGAAACGTGATTCAAAATGCATACTGTGACAATGCATCTTTGTTCAAGCTATCGTGTGATGACGTGTCCATAAATAACATCTACGGCCTCTTCTTCACAGTGCTGCTCTTCTGTTGTTCGATAGGGGGCATAGGAATCACTTACATCCGGATAGCGCTACTGTGTTGGATTAAAAAGAATAAAGAGTTGAACAGACGTGCAGTTCAAACTTGTGCTAGTCACCTGGTGCTGTACCTTATTATGATGTGTACGGATTTTCTGACGATCATTCTGCATAGGTTTCCAGAATACCCATACTTGAGACAAATAGCATATGTATTGTTCCATGTAGTTCCTGCAAGTCTGAATCCTGTCATATATGGACTACAGACCAAATCATTACGAGATaaaattatgtattatgtaCGAAGAAAAGTATTGCCGAACTAG